Genomic window (Streptomyces sp. RerS4):
GGCATGTGTCGCTCCTCCGATGGAAGGGGGGGCGGAGGACGGGCCGCCGGGGGGAAGGGTGCTTCCGTCCTCCGCACTCGGGCCGGCCGATGCCGGGATCAGCCGGAGATCTGCTTCCGGTCGCCCGCGGTGCCAATGGCGACCTTGCGGGACTTCGCCCGTTCGGCGATGGGGATGCGCAGGGTCAGGACACCCGCGTCGTAGTCGGCGGTGATGTTCTCGGAGTCGAGCGTGTCGGCCAGCATGATCTGGCGCGAGAAGACACCGAGCGGCCGCTCGGAGAGCTCCATCTGGACGTTATCGCCCTTGGTCGTGGGGCGTCGTTCGGCCTTGACGGTCAGCTGGTTGCGTTCGACGTCGATGTCGATCGCGTCCGCGTCCACTCCGGGCACGTCGAAAGCGATCACGTACGTGTCGCCCTCGCGGTAGGCGTCCATCGGCATGACGGACGGCTTCGACCAGGTCCCCGTCGTACCCATGAGCTGCTGGGCCATCCGGTCGAGTTCGCGGAACGGGTCAGTGCGCATCAACATCGCGAAACACCTCCAGTCGGTAGCGGCAGGAACTGCCAATGCGCTTCAACGTGCTTCCGTTGTAACATGTCGTCCAATGGATGACAAGTGAGACGTCAGCGAAATGATGACGCAGTGAGCAGCGAGGAAGACGCCATGACCGCAGCCCAGCCCTCCCGCCCGTCCCGCCAACCCAGCCCAGGGCCGGGACCGGTCTCCTTCGTGGCCGCCGCGGCGGCCCTGCGCACCATCGAACAGGCCCTGCGCGACGCACAGCACCCCCGTGCCGAGGACCGCTCCCCCCAGTCACACGACGGGCCGCACCCGGCGCTGGCCTCGCTGCTCCTCCTGCGTCAGGTGCGCGAGCAGCTCGCCGACTGGGAGAGCGGACTGATCGAAACCGCCCGGGAGGCCGGCGCCAGCTGGGCCGATCTCGCCGGACCCCTCGGCGTCGCCAGCCGCCAGGCCGCCGAACGCCGCTACCTGCGGCTGCGCCCCGGAGCCGCCGGCGCCACCGGAGAGCAACGGGTCCAGGCCGTACGCGACCGCCGCGCCGCCGACCGCACCGTCACCGCCTGGGCCCGGGACAACGCCGCCGCCCTGCGCAGCCTCGCCGGACAGATCACCGCACTCACCGACCTCCCCGCCACCGCGGACGCGCAGCTCGGCGAACTGAACCGGGCCCTCGCCCACCACGACGCCGCCCACCTCGTCCGCCCCCTCACGGACACCCGCCCCCACCTGCGGCCCGAGCACCCCGAGCTCGCCGACCGCATCGAGGACATGACCCGCCACACCGACCGGCTCCGCCACGACAGCAACCAGCAGCGCAACCAGCCCCCGGACGGCTCCTGACCCGCCGGGTCGCGATCTCGACCGGGAAGGAGACAGACGATGCACGCGACACCCGACGAGCGCCCGACGAGCCCGGGGACGGCGTTCTCCGGCACGGGCGTCGTCACGCTCACCACCACCCGGGCCGATGGCCGCCTCACCGTGGCGGTCACCGGAGAGATCGACATCGCGACGGCGCCACTGCTGTCCGAAGCCCTGCACACCGCGCTCGCCGATGGCGTGGCCCGGGTCGAAGCGGACTTCCGCGGGGTGTCCTTCTGCGACCTCTCCGGCCTCAACGCACTCCTGCGGGCCCGACGAGCGGCCGCCGCCCGAGGGCACTCCCTCCACGTCACCGGAGTGGCCTCGCCCCAGGTCCGCAAACTCTTCGAGATGACCGGAACGACCGCCATGATCGCCCCGCCCCCACCCGACACCCCCGCAGCGTCCGGGTAGACCGCTCGCCGCCGTTTCCCGACGCCGTGAGGGGTAGGCGCAGGGCATGAACGACATCAGACCCCTCGCGATGGTGACCGGAGCGTCCAGTGGCATCGGATTCGAACTCGCGCGGCAACTCGCGGAGCGCGGGTTCGACCTCGTGATCAACGCCGAGGACCACGATCGCCTTCGGGCGGCGGCGCGGCGGATCCGGCAGGAGGCCGGCACCTCGGTCGAAGCCGTCCCGGCGGATCTGCGCCGATACGACGAGGCCGAACGCTTCTACGACACCGTGACCGCCACAGGCCGGCCGGTCGCGGTCGCGGTGCTCAACGCCGGCGTCGGACAGGGCGGGGCCTTCGTCGACACCGACCTCGCGGACGATCTGGAGATCGTCGATCTCAACGTCCGCTCCACGGTGCACTTGGCCAAGCGCGTCCTGCGGGACATGGCCGCGGACGGGGAGGGCCACGTGCTGGTGACCTCGTCGATCGCCTCGACCGTGCCCGGCTCGTTCCAGGCCGTCTACAACGCCTCCAAGTCGTTCCTCCAATCGTTCGCGCAGGCGCTGCGCAACGAACTGAAGGAGACGGGCGTGACCGTGACGGCGCTGATGCCCGGTCCCACGGAGACGGACTTCTTCCGGCGCGCCGACATGGAGGACACCAAGGTCGGCCGACAGGACAAGGACGACCCCGCCCAGGTGGCCCGACAAGGACTGGACGCCCTCTTCGCGGGCAAGGACAAGATCGTCGCAGGTTCCCTGAAGACCAGGGCCCAGGGGCTGGTGAACAAGGTGCTGCCGGACAGGACCAAGGCGCAAGCGCACCGGAGAATGGCAGAACCCGGCTCCGGCGAGGGGTCCGGCGACGCATCCCGGGTGGAAGGGCGGCCGTAGCGCGGGCGGGCCCGTACCGAGGAGGTGGCCATGGACCGTACGGCGGCCCTCATCGTGATCGACATGATCAACACCTACGAACACGAGGACGCGGACACCCTCGCCCCGTCGGTCCGCACCGCCCTTCCGGGTATCCGTCTGCTGCTGGACCGAGCCCGGTCGGAACGGGTGCCGGCGATCTACGTCAACGACAACTTCGGCCAGTGGCGCTCGCACCACGGCGAGATCCTCCGAGCCGCCCTGTCCGGCCGGTACGCGGACCTGGTGGAGCCGATCGCCCCCGACGGGGACGCGCTGTTCGTCGTCAAGGCGAGGCACTCGGCCTTCTTCGAAACGCCTCTGGGCTACCTCCTGGACCAGCTCGGAGTGGGGCGGGTCGTCCTGTGCGGACAGGTGACCGAGCAGTGCGTGCTGTATTCCGCGCTGGACGCCCACATCCGCCACCTCGACGTCGCGGTCGCCGCCGACGCGGTCGCCCACATCGACGCGCGCCTCGCCGAGGCGGCCCTGGAGATGATGCGGCGCAACATGGCGGCCGACGTCCGGCCAGGGCCTGATCTCTCGTTCGACGCCCCACCACCCGCCGCTCGAAGCTGAGGCACGGCGGCCCCGCGCGGGTGTCCGCGCCGGGTCCAGGGGTAGGCGCCGAGAGGGCGCCGGCTCGCCTGCGGCGCCGCATCCCTGCCCGCGGAGCGAGGAGACGTCATGAGGGCACTGACGTGGCACGGCAAGCGCGACGTGCGGGTCGAGACGGTTCCCGATCCCATGATCCAGGACCGCGACGACGTGATCGTCAAGATCACCACCACCGGTCTGTGCGGCTCCGACCTCCACCTCTACGAGGTCCTCGGCCCCTTCCTCGACCCCGGCGACATCCTGGGCCACGAGCCCATGGGAGTCGTGGAAGAGGTGGGCCCCGACGTCACGGCCCTGAAGCCGGGCGACCGGGTGGTCATCCCCTTCAACATCTCCTGCGGTACGTGCTTCATGTGCGGTCAGGGCCTGCATTCGCAGTGCGAGACGACCCAGGTCCACGAGTACGGCACCGGCGCCTCGCTCTTCGGCTACACCAAGCTCTACGGGCAGGTGCCCGGCGGTCAGGCACAGTACCTGCGCGTTCCGTTCGGCGACAGGCTGCCGGTCCGGGTCCCCGAGGGACCGGCCGACGACCGCTTCGTCTACCTGTCCGACGTGCTGCCCACGGCGTGGCAGGCCGTCGAGTACGCGGCCGTACCGCCGGGCGGCAGTGTCGCCGTCCTCGGCCTCGGGCCGATCGGGGACATGAGCTGCCGCATCGCGGCCCACCGGGGCGCCGGCACGGTCATCGGGATCGACCTCGTACCCGAGCGGCTGGAGCGCGTCCGCCGACGCGGGATCCACACACTGGACCTCCAGGAGTACGGCGACGGACTCGCGGACGCCGTGCGCGGCCTCACCGGCGGACGGGGGCCGGACGCCGTCATCGACGCCGTGGGCATGGAAGCCCACGGCAGCCGCGTCGCCGCCGCCGCGCAGGGCATGACCACACTCCTGCCGGACGCACTCGCGGCCGCGATGATGAAACGCGCGGGCGTCGACCGGCTGTCCGCGCTCCAGACGGCGATCGACCTCGTCCGACGCGGCGGCACGATCTCCGTCTGCGGTGTGTACGGAGGCGCGGCCGATCCGCTGCCCCTGCTGACGATGTTCGACAAGCAGCTCCAGCTGCGCATGGGCCAGGCCAATGTCCACCGCTGGGTCCCCGAGATCCTTCCCCTCCTCACCGATGGCGACCCGCTGGGCGTGGACGACTTCGCCACGCACCGGCTGCCCCTGGAGGAGGCGCCGGCCGCGTACGACATGTTCCAGAAGAAGCGGGACGGCGCCGTCAAGGTGCTGTTCACCCCCTGAGCGCCCCGGCGCGATCGTGCCGCCGGTGGCCTGGGCGGTGTCGGCGGGAATGCGGCGGGGCGGGGGAAGAAGGGCGCTTCGGACCACCGGGTCACGGTGCGTCCTCATCCGAATGCCGTCATGCCGGGCGGCCCGCCCCGGCACGGTGCAGGCTAAAGGCATCCCTGCGGGTTGTTCCCGGGAACGGAGAGCGCGGTGCGCGCACCGCCTCCCGATCCCTGCGTCCCGCGCTCTCCCCCGTTCATGAGGAGACCAACATGGGTTCCCTTCCGGCACCGGCCTGGGAGCACGCAGTGGTGACGGGCGGTGCGGGCTTCGTCGGCTCGCACCTGTGCTCCGCACTGCTCGCCGCGGGTACCGCGGTCACCTGCGTCGACGACTTCAGCACGGGCCTGGCCGGGAACGTGGCCGAGCTGGGAGACCACCCCGGATTCACCCTGCAAGAGGCCGACGTGTCCCAGCCGTTCACGGTGCGGCGCAGACCCGACCTCGTGCTCCACCTCGCCTCGCCCGCTTCCCCCGCCGACTACCTCCGACTGCCGCTGCACACGCTCGACGCCGGCAGTCTCGGTACCCGCAACGCCCTGGACCTCGCGCACCACAGCGGTGCCCGCTTCCTCCTCGCCTCCACCTCCGAGGTGTACGGGGACCCGCGGGAGCACCCGCAGAACGAGCGCTACTGGGGACACGTCAACCCCGTGGGGCCCCGCAGCGTCTACGACGAGGCCAAGAGGTTCGGTGAGGCCCTGACCACGGCCCACGGGTCCACGCGGGGCACCGACACCTGCGTCGTGCGGCTGTTCAACACCTACGGGCCGCGCATGCGCGGATACGACGGGCGGGCGGTGCCCACCTTCATCCGGCAGGCCCTGGCCGGCGAGCCGTTGACGGTCACCGGGGACGGACTGCAGACGCGCTCGCTGTGCTACGTCGACGACACCGTCGCGGGCATCCTGGCGGCGGCCGCCCACGGCATGTCGGGGCCGGTGAACATCGGCAACCCGTCCGAGCTCACGATGCTGGACCTGGCCCGCTGGATCATCGAACTGACCGGTTCCGCCTCGCGGATCGCCTTCGTGGAACGGCCCACGGACGACCCCGCCCTGCGCTGCCCCGACATCACGCTGGCCCGCGACAAGCTGCAGTGGGAGCCGCTCGTGGCGGCTGAGGAAGGGCTGCGCCGCACGATCGCCTGGTTCCGCGCCCACCCGGACGGCTGACCCGCGTCCGCGGCAGCCCCTCGCGACCGCTGCCCTCCCCCGAGGACGGGAGCGGCCGGTACCCCCAAAGCCGAAAGGCCGCATCGCCATGCGCATTCTCGGAATCAACGCGCTCTTCCACGACCCCGCCGCCGCCCTCGTCATCGACGGCCGCACCGTCGCCGCCGCCGAGGAGGAGCGGTTCTCGCGGCGCAAGCACGGCAAGCGGCCGGTGCCGTTCTCCGCGTGGGAACTCCCGGAGCAGGCCGCGATGTGGTGCTTGCGCCGCGCCGGGCTCCGTCCCCAGGACCTGGACGTCGTCGCGTACTCCTACGACCCCGAGCTGGCCCTGCCGGCCGAGGTCATGGGCCTGCACGACCCCTGGGACCACCTGCGGCAGACGTACGCCCGCGAGGTCCCGGGCTTCCTGGCGACCGCGCTGCCCGGCCTCGACCCGGGCATCGTCCGCTTCGTCCCCCACCACGTGGCCCACGCCGCCTCCAGCGCCTTCGCCGCCGACGGCGCCGACCGCAGCTCCGTCCTCGTCCTCGACGGACGGGGCGAGCGCGCCTCGCACCTGGCCGCCCGCCGGATCGGCAGCCGGCTGGAGCCCCTGCACGCGCAGGACCTGCCGCACTCGCTGGGACTCGTCTACGAGGAACTCACCGAGCACCTCGGCTTCCTGAGGTCCTCCGACGAGTTCAAGGTGATGGCCCTCGCCTCCCACGGCACCCCGCGACTGCTGCCCGAGCTACGGCGCTACGTCCACCCCACCGGCGACGGCGGGTTCCGCGCCACCGGCGTCCCCTGGGCGGAGTTCTGCCCACCGCGCGGCGCCGACGAGCCCTGGACCGCCGCCCACGCGGACGTCGCCGCCAGTGCCCAGGCCGTACTGGAGGAGACCCTGCTCGACCTGGCGCGCTGGCTGCACGGACGCACCCACGACCAGGTCCTCACCCTGGCCGGCGGCGTCGCCCTCAACTGCGTCGCCAACTCCCGCATCGCCCGCGAGGGCCCCTTCTCGCGCGTGTGGGTGCAGCCCGCGGCGGGCGACGCCGGAACGGCCCTCGGCTCGGCGCTGTACCTCGCCGCCCAAGCGGGGGAGGACCCCGAACCGATGGACGGCGCCGACCTGGGCCGCGACTGGTCCGACGCGGAACTCGGAGCCTGGCTCAAGACGGCGGGCGTGCCCTTCGAGCGCCCGGCGGACATCGCCGCGACCGTCGCGCAGGCCCTCGCCGACAACGCCATCGTCGCCTGGTTCCAAGGGCGCTCCGAATACGGGCCGCGCGCGCTCGGGCACCGCTCCCTCCTGGCGCACCCCGGCCACGAGGGCAACCTGGAACGCCTGAACGACGTCAAGGGGCGCGAGCAGTTCCGGCCGGTGGCCCCCATGGTCCTGGCCGAGCGGGCGGCCGAGATCTTCGACGGGCCCCTGCCCAGCCCGTACATGCTGTTCGTCCACGACGTGGCCGCCGACTGGCGGGAACGCATCCCGGCCGTCGTCCACGTCGACGGGACGGCCCGCATCCAGACGGTCGACCGGGCCCGCGAACCCCTGGTGGCGCGCATGCTCACCGAGTTCGAGAAGCGCACCGGCCTGCCGGTGGTCGTCAACACCAGCCTGAACACCGCAGGGCGCCCGATGGTCGACGATCCCCGGGACGCGCTGGAGTGCTTCGGCTCCTCGCCCGTGGACCTGCTCGCCATCGGCCCGTACGCCGTCCGGCGCGGCGAACTGTTCCGGAGCGGGGGGGACTCGTGAGCCCGACGACGCAGCATCAGATGACGACGGCGTACGCGGTCGTCGTCCCGACCCTCGGCCGGCCCAGCCTCCGGGCCTGCCTGGACGCCCTGGCCGCGGCCACGGCCGACGGCACCGGGCCCAGCGTCGTCGTCCTCGTCCACGACCGGGCGCCGGCCGCGGGCCCGCCCCCGGCCCTCTACGTGCCGCCGGCCCTGCGCCCGCTGACCACCGTCGTGGCCGGCGGCGGCCGCGGGCCCGCCGCCGCCCGCAACACCGGAACCCGAGCCGCCGGAGCGGTGCCTTGGGTCGTGTTCCTGGACGACGACGTGGTACCCGGCCCCACCTGGGGCCGTGACCTGGCCCGTGACCTGGCCTCGGCGGCCCGCGACACCGCCGCCGTCACCGCCCGCGTCGACGTCCCGCTGCCGGCCGGACGCCGCCCCACCGACTGGGAGCGCAACACCGCCGGACTGGCCACCGCCCGCTGGATCACCGCCGACATGGCCTTCCGTCGCGAGGCCCTGGAGGCCGCCGGCGGCTTCGACGAACGCTTCCGGCGCGCCTTCCGCGAAGACGCCGACCTCGCCCTGCGCCTCCTCGACGGCGGATGGACCCTCGCCCCCGGCACCCGGCGCACCACCCATCCGGTCCGGCCCGCCGACCGCTGGGTCTCCGTACGCGTCCAGGCGGGCAACGCCGACGACGTACTGATGAGCCGCCTGCACGGACCCGACTGGTGGGCGCGGGCCGCCGCCCCCCGAGGCCGGCTGCCGCGCCACCTCGCGGTCACCGCCGCGGCGGCCGCCGCGGCGGGCTGCGCGCTCGCCGGACGGGGACGTACCGCCGCCGTGTGCGCGACGGGCTGGCTCGCGGGAACCGCCGAGTTCGCCGCGGCCCGCATCGCGCCCGGTCCACGGACCCGCTCCGAGGTCGCCACCATGGCCGTCACCAGCGTGCTCATCCCGCCCGTCGCCGCCTGGCACTGGCTGCGCGGACACCTCGTGCACCGAGCGGCCCGCCCCGCACGGCCCACCGACCCGCCCCACGCGGCCGCGGCGGCCGCGAAGCAGGACCGGTCGGCGTGGGTGCGGTCATGAGCGGCCGCGACGCGATCCGGGAAGGACCCTGGGTGTGGGGCACCACACGGGCGGGCGCCCGGCGCGGACATCGCCGGGCAACAGGAGCTCTTCCCGACGCCGTGCTCTTCGACCGTGACGGCACCCTCGTCGTCGACGTGCCCTACAACGGCGACCCGGCCCGGGTGGCGGTGATGCCGTCCGCGCGAGCCGCGATGGCGGCCCTGCGCGAACGGGGCGTCCCCGTCGGCGTGGTCAGCAACCAGTCCGGGGTGGGCCGCGGGCTGCTGACACGGGAGCAGGTGGACTCCGTACGCCTGCGCGTGGACGACCTGCTCGGTCCGTTCGCCGTATGGGCGGTCTGC
Coding sequences:
- a CDS encoding glycosyltransferase — protein: MTTAYAVVVPTLGRPSLRACLDALAAATADGTGPSVVVLVHDRAPAAGPPPALYVPPALRPLTTVVAGGGRGPAAARNTGTRAAGAVPWVVFLDDDVVPGPTWGRDLARDLASAARDTAAVTARVDVPLPAGRRPTDWERNTAGLATARWITADMAFRREALEAAGGFDERFRRAFREDADLALRLLDGGWTLAPGTRRTTHPVRPADRWVSVRVQAGNADDVLMSRLHGPDWWARAAAPRGRLPRHLAVTAAAAAAAGCALAGRGRTAAVCATGWLAGTAEFAAARIAPGPRTRSEVATMAVTSVLIPPVAAWHWLRGHLVHRAARPARPTDPPHAAAAAAKQDRSAWVRS
- a CDS encoding STAS domain-containing protein; this encodes MHATPDERPTSPGTAFSGTGVVTLTTTRADGRLTVAVTGEIDIATAPLLSEALHTALADGVARVEADFRGVSFCDLSGLNALLRARRAAAARGHSLHVTGVASPQVRKLFEMTGTTAMIAPPPPDTPAASG
- a CDS encoding isochorismatase family cysteine hydrolase, producing the protein MDRTAALIVIDMINTYEHEDADTLAPSVRTALPGIRLLLDRARSERVPAIYVNDNFGQWRSHHGEILRAALSGRYADLVEPIAPDGDALFVVKARHSAFFETPLGYLLDQLGVGRVVLCGQVTEQCVLYSALDAHIRHLDVAVAADAVAHIDARLAEAALEMMRRNMAADVRPGPDLSFDAPPPAARS
- a CDS encoding HAD-IIIA family hydrolase, yielding MSGRDAIREGPWVWGTTRAGARRGHRRATGALPDAVLFDRDGTLVVDVPYNGDPARVAVMPSARAAMAALRERGVPVGVVSNQSGVGRGLLTREQVDSVRLRVDDLLGPFAVWAVCPHRPEDGCGCRKPAPGLVLAACERLGATPERTVVVGDIGSDVRAAEAAGARGVLVPTPVTRPEEVAAAAETAPDLLTAVRLILRAGGPPSEPGGAR
- a CDS encoding HSP18 transcriptional regulator, whose product is MTAAQPSRPSRQPSPGPGPVSFVAAAAALRTIEQALRDAQHPRAEDRSPQSHDGPHPALASLLLLRQVREQLADWESGLIETAREAGASWADLAGPLGVASRQAAERRYLRLRPGAAGATGEQRVQAVRDRRAADRTVTAWARDNAAALRSLAGQITALTDLPATADAQLGELNRALAHHDAAHLVRPLTDTRPHLRPEHPELADRIEDMTRHTDRLRHDSNQQRNQPPDGS
- a CDS encoding zinc-dependent alcohol dehydrogenase gives rise to the protein MRALTWHGKRDVRVETVPDPMIQDRDDVIVKITTTGLCGSDLHLYEVLGPFLDPGDILGHEPMGVVEEVGPDVTALKPGDRVVIPFNISCGTCFMCGQGLHSQCETTQVHEYGTGASLFGYTKLYGQVPGGQAQYLRVPFGDRLPVRVPEGPADDRFVYLSDVLPTAWQAVEYAAVPPGGSVAVLGLGPIGDMSCRIAAHRGAGTVIGIDLVPERLERVRRRGIHTLDLQEYGDGLADAVRGLTGGRGPDAVIDAVGMEAHGSRVAAAAQGMTTLLPDALAAAMMKRAGVDRLSALQTAIDLVRRGGTISVCGVYGGAADPLPLLTMFDKQLQLRMGQANVHRWVPEILPLLTDGDPLGVDDFATHRLPLEEAPAAYDMFQKKRDGAVKVLFTP
- a CDS encoding NAD-dependent epimerase/dehydratase family protein; amino-acid sequence: MGSLPAPAWEHAVVTGGAGFVGSHLCSALLAAGTAVTCVDDFSTGLAGNVAELGDHPGFTLQEADVSQPFTVRRRPDLVLHLASPASPADYLRLPLHTLDAGSLGTRNALDLAHHSGARFLLASTSEVYGDPREHPQNERYWGHVNPVGPRSVYDEAKRFGEALTTAHGSTRGTDTCVVRLFNTYGPRMRGYDGRAVPTFIRQALAGEPLTVTGDGLQTRSLCYVDDTVAGILAAAAHGMSGPVNIGNPSELTMLDLARWIIELTGSASRIAFVERPTDDPALRCPDITLARDKLQWEPLVAAEEGLRRTIAWFRAHPDG
- a CDS encoding SDR family NAD(P)-dependent oxidoreductase: MNDIRPLAMVTGASSGIGFELARQLAERGFDLVINAEDHDRLRAAARRIRQEAGTSVEAVPADLRRYDEAERFYDTVTATGRPVAVAVLNAGVGQGGAFVDTDLADDLEIVDLNVRSTVHLAKRVLRDMAADGEGHVLVTSSIASTVPGSFQAVYNASKSFLQSFAQALRNELKETGVTVTALMPGPTETDFFRRADMEDTKVGRQDKDDPAQVARQGLDALFAGKDKIVAGSLKTRAQGLVNKVLPDRTKAQAHRRMAEPGSGEGSGDASRVEGRP
- a CDS encoding Hsp20/alpha crystallin family protein — translated: MLMRTDPFRELDRMAQQLMGTTGTWSKPSVMPMDAYREGDTYVIAFDVPGVDADAIDIDVERNQLTVKAERRPTTKGDNVQMELSERPLGVFSRQIMLADTLDSENITADYDAGVLTLRIPIAERAKSRKVAIGTAGDRKQISG
- a CDS encoding carbamoyltransferase C-terminal domain-containing protein yields the protein MRILGINALFHDPAAALVIDGRTVAAAEEERFSRRKHGKRPVPFSAWELPEQAAMWCLRRAGLRPQDLDVVAYSYDPELALPAEVMGLHDPWDHLRQTYAREVPGFLATALPGLDPGIVRFVPHHVAHAASSAFAADGADRSSVLVLDGRGERASHLAARRIGSRLEPLHAQDLPHSLGLVYEELTEHLGFLRSSDEFKVMALASHGTPRLLPELRRYVHPTGDGGFRATGVPWAEFCPPRGADEPWTAAHADVAASAQAVLEETLLDLARWLHGRTHDQVLTLAGGVALNCVANSRIAREGPFSRVWVQPAAGDAGTALGSALYLAAQAGEDPEPMDGADLGRDWSDAELGAWLKTAGVPFERPADIAATVAQALADNAIVAWFQGRSEYGPRALGHRSLLAHPGHEGNLERLNDVKGREQFRPVAPMVLAERAAEIFDGPLPSPYMLFVHDVAADWRERIPAVVHVDGTARIQTVDRAREPLVARMLTEFEKRTGLPVVVNTSLNTAGRPMVDDPRDALECFGSSPVDLLAIGPYAVRRGELFRSGGDS